Proteins found in one Terribacillus sp. DMT04 genomic segment:
- a CDS encoding family 43 glycosylhydrolase — MKTKKRLLVVSMLSAVMLIPALPGADTFAKAKGGQDVVPVFENASVHDPSVIEVDDQYYVFGSHLAAAKTNDLMKWKMVDSGVRDGNKLIPNVTEELRETLDWAQSDTLWAADVIQLADGKFYMYYNACKGDSPRSAMGVAVADNIEGPYEDTGIILKSGMWDEPSEDGTIYDATKHPNVIDPDVFYDKDGKLWMVYGSYSGGIFIMEMDEKTGKPLPDQGYGKKLMGGNHSRIEGPAMMYSPETDYYYMFLSFGGLDSFGGYNIRVVRSESPDGPFYDAEGNDMIDVKADPNLPLFDDKSIEPYGVKLLGNNLFEKKVGDPGEKPGIGYVSPGHNTAFYDEDTENHYLIFHSRFPDRGEEHEVRVHQMHMNNDGWPVVAPSRNTNETEAKIKLKDMAGDYQYVNHGKDISADVKISEQITLRQNGKVEGAVEGKWKRGKNNEITLTIDGEKYSGFFLKQWDEAAQQYDTTFTALSDKGVAVWGNRMEDMKDKEVLAAVKEDLTIPNSDNLYQNVELATEGTHEAAITWTSSNSNVIETDGTIHRPKAGSGDGKATLTAEIQSGKKKATKPFQVTVKQQAAEPEITQYNFGNPSSREATDTSGNTLHALLKGNAAQTADGKLALDGKDSYVELSPLAADAEDFTFSALVNWQGGAAWQRIFDIGASNGKNMFLTPSDGSGKLRFTIHDGVDQSVTADTALPVNEWVHLAVTLEGNTGKLYVNGELAGTNENITANPSEILGNTNYIGRSRYSADPFFGGEMDDVAFYREALDNAEIESLVK, encoded by the coding sequence ATGAAAACTAAAAAACGTTTGCTTGTTGTTTCGATGCTGTCTGCAGTTATGCTCATCCCAGCTTTGCCAGGTGCTGATACTTTTGCGAAAGCAAAAGGTGGACAGGATGTGGTTCCAGTCTTTGAAAACGCTTCTGTACATGATCCATCTGTCATTGAAGTAGATGACCAATACTATGTTTTCGGCTCTCATTTAGCTGCAGCAAAAACAAACGATCTTATGAAATGGAAGATGGTTGACTCGGGTGTGCGAGATGGCAATAAGCTAATTCCTAATGTGACGGAGGAACTCAGAGAGACACTCGATTGGGCGCAGTCGGATACACTTTGGGCGGCGGATGTGATTCAGTTGGCGGATGGGAAATTTTATATGTACTACAATGCGTGTAAGGGTGATTCACCGCGGTCTGCAATGGGAGTAGCGGTGGCGGATAATATCGAGGGCCCTTATGAGGATACGGGTATTATCTTGAAGTCGGGTATGTGGGATGAGCCGAGTGAGGACGGTACGATTTACGATGCGACGAAGCATCCGAATGTAATAGATCCTGATGTATTTTATGATAAAGACGGTAAGCTGTGGATGGTGTATGGTTCTTATTCTGGCGGTATTTTTATTATGGAAATGGATGAGAAGACCGGCAAGCCACTTCCAGATCAGGGGTATGGGAAAAAGCTGATGGGCGGCAATCATAGCCGTATTGAAGGACCAGCAATGATGTACAGTCCGGAAACAGATTATTATTATATGTTCCTGTCTTTCGGCGGATTGGATTCGTTTGGTGGCTATAATATTCGCGTAGTGCGCTCTGAATCTCCAGATGGACCGTTTTATGATGCAGAAGGAAATGACATGATTGATGTAAAGGCAGATCCGAACTTGCCGCTGTTTGATGATAAGTCGATTGAGCCCTATGGCGTGAAGCTGCTTGGGAATAATCTGTTTGAGAAAAAAGTTGGTGATCCGGGTGAGAAGCCAGGTATCGGTTATGTATCGCCGGGTCATAATACAGCTTTCTATGATGAAGATACGGAAAATCATTACTTGATTTTCCACTCTCGCTTCCCTGACCGTGGGGAAGAGCATGAAGTGCGAGTACATCAAATGCATATGAACAATGACGGCTGGCCTGTTGTGGCTCCATCCCGTAATACGAATGAGACGGAAGCAAAAATCAAGCTGAAGGATATGGCTGGGGATTATCAATATGTGAATCATGGTAAAGATATTTCTGCTGATGTGAAAATATCTGAGCAGATAACGCTAAGACAGAATGGCAAAGTTGAAGGTGCTGTAGAAGGAAAGTGGAAGCGCGGTAAGAATAACGAGATTACGCTAACGATTGATGGTGAGAAATATAGCGGATTCTTCCTGAAACAATGGGATGAAGCTGCACAGCAATATGATACAACGTTCACCGCTTTATCTGATAAAGGTGTAGCTGTCTGGGGTAATCGAATGGAAGACATGAAGGATAAGGAAGTTTTGGCTGCAGTGAAAGAAGACCTGACGATTCCAAACAGCGATAATCTGTATCAAAATGTGGAGCTGGCAACGGAAGGCACGCACGAGGCTGCCATTACATGGACTTCCTCCAATTCGAATGTAATCGAGACAGACGGCACTATTCATCGACCAAAAGCAGGAAGCGGTGATGGAAAAGCAACACTAACAGCAGAGATCCAATCAGGTAAAAAGAAAGCGACGAAACCCTTCCAAGTGACGGTAAAGCAGCAAGCAGCCGAGCCTGAGATCACGCAGTACAACTTCGGTAATCCCAGTAGCAGAGAAGCAACAGACACTTCAGGAAATACTCTCCACGCTCTGTTAAAAGGTAATGCAGCTCAAACAGCGGATGGCAAGCTGGCATTGGATGGCAAAGACAGCTATGTAGAATTGTCGCCGCTTGCAGCGGACGCAGAAGATTTCACATTCTCAGCTTTGGTGAATTGGCAAGGCGGAGCAGCTTGGCAGCGAATCTTTGATATCGGCGCCAGCAACGGCAAGAATATGTTCCTCACCCCATCTGACGGAAGCGGCAAGCTGCGATTTACGATTCATGATGGTGTGGACCAGAGTGTTACAGCTGATACAGCACTGCCAGTGAACGAATGGGTGCATCTTGCGGTGACCCTTGAAGGTAATACAGGGAAATTGTATGTGAATGGAGAGTTAGCTGGAACGAATGAGAATATCACAGCGAATCCATCCGAGATATTGGGGAATACAAACTATATAGGCAGAAGCCGTTATAGTGCAGATCCGTTCTTTGGCGGAGAGATGGATGATGTAGCATTTTATCGAGAGGCGCTAGACAATGCGGAAATTGAATCTCTAGTTAAATAA